Proteins from a single region of Juglans microcarpa x Juglans regia isolate MS1-56 chromosome 5S, Jm3101_v1.0, whole genome shotgun sequence:
- the LOC121268184 gene encoding kinesin-like protein KIN-14C isoform X2: MASRNQNRPPRSPSAKKDGIDQVPFDKRRKIGLGRTVGPASTGRMRQPFAVVNSRQDGTGNSDMGSAEGSECGTVEFTKEEVDALLNVKFKGKQFDFKGKLEQMTEHIKRLKLCIKWFQQTEENHVLEKEKLQSVMESVEKKCMDTEVEMKSKVEEFNLIISDLKKTVSSLEERVAKEESDKLDAIECHRKEKEARVDGEKLQALLSSDLEKARQEKSAAEQKAASFEDMYKRAQEYNVSLQQYNSKLQKDNETHSESLKRVEMEKLTIVENLSNLRCHNKALQDQLTSFKASQDEFIKQKESLSNELRCLRGELQQVRHDRDHQVTKVQALTAEVVKYEEFTGKSCVELDNLTIKSKALEETCSSQREQIRILQQQLAAANEKLKMVDLTASETRAEYEEQKRIVQELHDRLADTELQLSEGEKLRKKLHNTILELKGNIRVFCRVRPLLPDDGVATETAVIAYPTSTEALGRGIDLMQSGQKYPFTFDKVFTHEASQQDVFVEISQLVQSALDGYKVCIFAYGQTGSGKTYTMMGRPETSEQKGLIPRSLEQIFQASQSLQVQGWKYKMQASMLEIYNETIRDLLSTNRSNGLDMSRTENGVQGKQYTIKHDANGNTHVSDLTVVDVCSIKEISSLLQQAAKSRSVGKTQMNEQSSRSHFVFTLRISGVNENTEQQVQGVLNLIDLAGSERLSKSGSTGDRLKETQAINKSLSCLADVIFALAKREDHVPFRNSKLTYLLQPCLGGDSKTLMFVNVSPDPSSIGESLCSLRFAARVNSCEIGIPRRQTTTMRPSDSRLSYG; the protein is encoded by the exons ATGGCCTCTCGCAACCAGAACCGGCCTCCTCGTAGTCCATCCGCT aaAAAGGATGGTATCGACCAAGTTCCCTTCGACAAGCGTCGGAAGATTGGGTTGGGAAGAACGGTAGGACCAGCAAGCACAGGCCGTATGCGGCAGCCATTTGCTGTGGTTAACAGTAGGCAAGATGGTACGGGTAATAGTGATATGGGCAGTGCTGAGGGTTCAGAGTGTGGAACTGTAGAGTTTACAAAGGAAGAAGTTGACGCATTGTTGAATGTAAAGTTTAAGGGAAAGCAGTTTGATTTTAAG GGGAAATTGGAACAAATGACTGAGCATATTAAGAGGCTCAAACTTTGCATCAAATGGTTCCAACAAACTGAAGAAAACCATGTTCTTGAGAAGGAAAAGCTTCAAAGTGTGATGGAATCTGTTGAAAAAAAGTGCATGGATACTG AGGTGGAGATGAAAAGCAAGGTGGAAGAGTTCAATCTGATTATTTCAGACTTGAAAAAAACTGTATCTTCTTTGGAGGAGAGAGTTGCAAAGGAAGAATCAGATAAGTTG GATGCGATTGAATGccatagaaaagaaaaagaagcaagGGTTGATGGTGAGAAGTTGCAAGCTCTTCTTTCATCAGACCTTGAAAAGGCTCGGCAGGAGAAATCAGCTGCTGAACAgaag GCAGCCTCCTTTGAGGATATGTATAAGCGAGCACAAGAGTATAATGTGAGTTTACAACAGTACAACAGCAAGCTTCAAAAAGATAATGAAACACATAGCGAGTCACTCAAAAGAGTTGAAATGGAGAAATTGACTATTGTGGAAAACCTTAGCAATTTAAGGTGCCACAACAAGGCATTACAAGATCAATTAACTTCATTCAAA GCTTCACAGGATGAGTTTATAAAGCAAAAAGAATCATTATCAAATGAACTAAGATGCCTTCGCGGGGAACTTCAACAAGTGAGGCATGACCGTGATCACCAAGTGACAAAGGTTCAGGCTTTAACTGCAGAAGTGGTGAAGTACGAAGAATTCACTGGGAAATCATGTGTAGAGTTGGATAATTTGACAATAAAATCAAAAGCCTTGGAG GAGACATGTTCATCTCAAAGGGAGCAGATTCGCATACTGCAGCAACAACTTGCTGCTGCAAATGAGAAATTAAAG aTGGTTGATTTAACTGCTTCAGAGACCAGAGCGGAATATGAGGAGCAAAAGAGAATTGTGCAGGAACTACATGATCGCCTAGCAGATACAGAACTGCAGCTTAGTGAAGgagagaaattaagaaaaaaactgCACAATACTATTCTG GAGCTCAAAGGGAACATTCGTGTTTTTTGCCGAGTTCGTCCCCTGTTGCCTGATGATGGTGTTGCAACAGAAACTGCTGTAATTGCTTACCCTACATCAACGGAAGCTCTAGGCCGGGGCATTGACTTGATGCAAAGTG GGCAGAAGTATCCTTTCACATTTGACAAAGTGTTTACGCATGAGGCTTCTCAGCAGGATGTTTTTGTAGAAATATCCCAGCTTGTACAAAGTGCACTTGATGGGTACAAG GTGTGTATATTTGCTTATGGCCAAACGGGTTCAGGTAAAACATATACCATGATGGGTAGGCCAGAAACCTCAGAACAGAAAGGGCTGATACCTCGTTCACTAGAACAGATCTTCCAGGCTAGTCAGTCGCTTCAAGTGCAGGGTTGGAAATACAAAATGCAG GCTTCAATGTTGGAAATATACAACGAGACCATCCGCGATTTATTATCAACAAATCGATCAAATGGTTTGGACATGTCACGGACAGAAAATGGCGTTCAAGGAAAACAGTATACTATTAAGCATGATGCAAATGGAAACACACATGTTTCTGACCTCACCGTTGTTGATGTTTGCAGTATAAAAGAAATTTCTTCACTTCTGCAGCAGGCTGCAAAAAGCAG GTCCGTGGGCAAGACACAAATGAATGAGCAGTCATCAAGAAGCCATTTTGTCTTTACATTGCGCATATCTGGCGTAAATGAG AACACTGAGCAACAAGTACAGGGGGTTTTAAACCTCATTGATCTTGCTGGAAGTGAGCGGCTATCAAAAAGTGGGTCAACTGGAGACCGGCTGAAGGAAACTCAG GCTATCAATAAAAGTTTGTCTTGTTTGGCCGACGTAATATTTGCATTGGCAAAGAGGGAGGACCATGTTCCTTTTAGGAACTCCAAGCTGACATATCTTCTCCAG
- the LOC121268184 gene encoding kinesin-like protein KIN-14C isoform X1, translating into MASRNQNRPPRSPSAKKDGIDQVPFDKRRKIGLGRTVGPASTGRMRQPFAVVNSRQDGTGNSDMGSAEGSECGTVEFTKEEVDALLNVKFKGKQFDFKGKLEQMTEHIKRLKLCIKWFQQTEENHVLEKEKLQSVMESVEKKCMDTEVEMKSKVEEFNLIISDLKKTVSSLEERVAKEESDKLDAIECHRKEKEARVDGEKLQALLSSDLEKARQEKSAAEQKAASFEDMYKRAQEYNVSLQQYNSKLQKDNETHSESLKRVEMEKLTIVENLSNLRCHNKALQDQLTSFKASQDEFIKQKESLSNELRCLRGELQQVRHDRDHQVTKVQALTAEVVKYEEFTGKSCVELDNLTIKSKALEETCSSQREQIRILQQQLAAANEKLKMVDLTASETRAEYEEQKRIVQELHDRLADTELQLSEGEKLRKKLHNTILELKGNIRVFCRVRPLLPDDGVATETAVIAYPTSTEALGRGIDLMQSAGQKYPFTFDKVFTHEASQQDVFVEISQLVQSALDGYKVCIFAYGQTGSGKTYTMMGRPETSEQKGLIPRSLEQIFQASQSLQVQGWKYKMQASMLEIYNETIRDLLSTNRSNGLDMSRTENGVQGKQYTIKHDANGNTHVSDLTVVDVCSIKEISSLLQQAAKSRSVGKTQMNEQSSRSHFVFTLRISGVNENTEQQVQGVLNLIDLAGSERLSKSGSTGDRLKETQAINKSLSCLADVIFALAKREDHVPFRNSKLTYLLQPCLGGDSKTLMFVNVSPDPSSIGESLCSLRFAARVNSCEIGIPRRQTTTMRPSDSRLSYG; encoded by the exons ATGGCCTCTCGCAACCAGAACCGGCCTCCTCGTAGTCCATCCGCT aaAAAGGATGGTATCGACCAAGTTCCCTTCGACAAGCGTCGGAAGATTGGGTTGGGAAGAACGGTAGGACCAGCAAGCACAGGCCGTATGCGGCAGCCATTTGCTGTGGTTAACAGTAGGCAAGATGGTACGGGTAATAGTGATATGGGCAGTGCTGAGGGTTCAGAGTGTGGAACTGTAGAGTTTACAAAGGAAGAAGTTGACGCATTGTTGAATGTAAAGTTTAAGGGAAAGCAGTTTGATTTTAAG GGGAAATTGGAACAAATGACTGAGCATATTAAGAGGCTCAAACTTTGCATCAAATGGTTCCAACAAACTGAAGAAAACCATGTTCTTGAGAAGGAAAAGCTTCAAAGTGTGATGGAATCTGTTGAAAAAAAGTGCATGGATACTG AGGTGGAGATGAAAAGCAAGGTGGAAGAGTTCAATCTGATTATTTCAGACTTGAAAAAAACTGTATCTTCTTTGGAGGAGAGAGTTGCAAAGGAAGAATCAGATAAGTTG GATGCGATTGAATGccatagaaaagaaaaagaagcaagGGTTGATGGTGAGAAGTTGCAAGCTCTTCTTTCATCAGACCTTGAAAAGGCTCGGCAGGAGAAATCAGCTGCTGAACAgaag GCAGCCTCCTTTGAGGATATGTATAAGCGAGCACAAGAGTATAATGTGAGTTTACAACAGTACAACAGCAAGCTTCAAAAAGATAATGAAACACATAGCGAGTCACTCAAAAGAGTTGAAATGGAGAAATTGACTATTGTGGAAAACCTTAGCAATTTAAGGTGCCACAACAAGGCATTACAAGATCAATTAACTTCATTCAAA GCTTCACAGGATGAGTTTATAAAGCAAAAAGAATCATTATCAAATGAACTAAGATGCCTTCGCGGGGAACTTCAACAAGTGAGGCATGACCGTGATCACCAAGTGACAAAGGTTCAGGCTTTAACTGCAGAAGTGGTGAAGTACGAAGAATTCACTGGGAAATCATGTGTAGAGTTGGATAATTTGACAATAAAATCAAAAGCCTTGGAG GAGACATGTTCATCTCAAAGGGAGCAGATTCGCATACTGCAGCAACAACTTGCTGCTGCAAATGAGAAATTAAAG aTGGTTGATTTAACTGCTTCAGAGACCAGAGCGGAATATGAGGAGCAAAAGAGAATTGTGCAGGAACTACATGATCGCCTAGCAGATACAGAACTGCAGCTTAGTGAAGgagagaaattaagaaaaaaactgCACAATACTATTCTG GAGCTCAAAGGGAACATTCGTGTTTTTTGCCGAGTTCGTCCCCTGTTGCCTGATGATGGTGTTGCAACAGAAACTGCTGTAATTGCTTACCCTACATCAACGGAAGCTCTAGGCCGGGGCATTGACTTGATGCAAAGTG CAGGGCAGAAGTATCCTTTCACATTTGACAAAGTGTTTACGCATGAGGCTTCTCAGCAGGATGTTTTTGTAGAAATATCCCAGCTTGTACAAAGTGCACTTGATGGGTACAAG GTGTGTATATTTGCTTATGGCCAAACGGGTTCAGGTAAAACATATACCATGATGGGTAGGCCAGAAACCTCAGAACAGAAAGGGCTGATACCTCGTTCACTAGAACAGATCTTCCAGGCTAGTCAGTCGCTTCAAGTGCAGGGTTGGAAATACAAAATGCAG GCTTCAATGTTGGAAATATACAACGAGACCATCCGCGATTTATTATCAACAAATCGATCAAATGGTTTGGACATGTCACGGACAGAAAATGGCGTTCAAGGAAAACAGTATACTATTAAGCATGATGCAAATGGAAACACACATGTTTCTGACCTCACCGTTGTTGATGTTTGCAGTATAAAAGAAATTTCTTCACTTCTGCAGCAGGCTGCAAAAAGCAG GTCCGTGGGCAAGACACAAATGAATGAGCAGTCATCAAGAAGCCATTTTGTCTTTACATTGCGCATATCTGGCGTAAATGAG AACACTGAGCAACAAGTACAGGGGGTTTTAAACCTCATTGATCTTGCTGGAAGTGAGCGGCTATCAAAAAGTGGGTCAACTGGAGACCGGCTGAAGGAAACTCAG GCTATCAATAAAAGTTTGTCTTGTTTGGCCGACGTAATATTTGCATTGGCAAAGAGGGAGGACCATGTTCCTTTTAGGAACTCCAAGCTGACATATCTTCTCCAG